The Paenibacillus uliginis N3/975 genome has a window encoding:
- a CDS encoding DEAD/DEAH box helicase yields the protein MNQPLYGVWLGDAFFCFSGEVSEPKVDAWSRVIRKVQLDDGIRPFAHASLRLAEMRYPVQSAVVKNVRRTERKTLGGRTMEGLALTPGDAFTMLLSLDAGLYQSKGLILGEEMEYWSTAARFALELQLRGRIAPGTAEVPSAGRRRSATMHMVKAVWKPQLTGEDAERFLQLAANIPPLCMGVPAALAGSEPATREEAGAVVLYSFLCSVIDAEAREAVRGIEGKLSSYLRDYRRGRSPLTELWWNSLLTVSRELAVQGAAEEVYDLTREVESAGHTVLPYTEGEDLPPENGNIRLGLRLEPPLEEGQKDWRLSLWAGGREDEGLWLPAHSIWSCREKDLLVRGRIYTSIQEQLLLAIGGAADQSAELVEGLRGPAPEGVVLPLEKLSSFMRESVPRLARTGVTVQMPSKWSREGRRRVGLSLKMMQDTSPNGGVDNHLPILGMEHLVSFEVSAAVGGQQLSREELAALAEANMPYVQFRGEWIEVDLKEINQVLRFMKRHEQGEMELSEWMHLTAEMDGERMWKGLFIEEVETTGLLSALLDGEGERRLPSRQIPSSLHGQLRPYQERGYQWLSVMRDLGFGVCLADDMGLGKTIQVITCLLDQRREAHSGPVLIVCPTSLLGNWQRELQRFAPDLSLYIHHGVHRLRGESFQQEALQYDIVLTTYHLAGRDGGDLSSVSWSSVVLDEAQYIKNYRTKQAQSVMKLSAPHRIAMTGTPVENRLGELWSIFHFLNPGYLGSFNAFRQRYALGEGQEERLHELHRLVSPFMLRRLKSDPDIRKDLPEKLEIKSYCPLTEVQGAMYQAIVDEMLGQIENRTGMARKGLVLSSLTKLKQICDHPQLLRGEDGRSPKMESSGKMQRLLEILDSIADVEESALIFTQYVGMGELLVKFLTKRYGKEPAFLHGGVPKKERDDMVRAFQEGEGACFFVLSLKAGGVGLNLTRANHVLHYDRWWNPAVENQATDRVFRIGQHKNVQVHKLISQGTLEERIDELIEQKKALSEQVVGSGETWLTEMSDGELRQLIELQGQDWM from the coding sequence CAAGGGTCTTATACTGGGAGAAGAAATGGAATACTGGTCAACGGCAGCCAGGTTTGCGCTGGAGCTGCAGCTCCGCGGCCGGATTGCGCCGGGAACCGCTGAGGTTCCTTCGGCCGGACGGCGAAGGAGCGCCACCATGCACATGGTCAAAGCGGTGTGGAAGCCTCAGCTTACAGGAGAAGACGCGGAGCGATTTTTGCAACTGGCAGCTAATATACCGCCGTTATGTATGGGCGTCCCTGCGGCACTGGCAGGAAGTGAACCGGCGACTCGGGAAGAGGCGGGGGCTGTTGTCCTCTATTCGTTCCTCTGTTCAGTTATCGATGCCGAGGCCAGGGAAGCAGTGCGGGGCATTGAAGGGAAACTTTCTTCTTACTTGCGGGATTACCGTCGAGGACGTTCACCGCTGACAGAGCTGTGGTGGAACAGTTTACTTACCGTAAGCCGTGAACTTGCTGTGCAGGGAGCTGCGGAGGAGGTCTATGATCTAACCCGTGAAGTCGAGTCTGCCGGACACACAGTTCTCCCCTATACAGAGGGTGAAGATCTGCCTCCGGAGAATGGAAATATTCGGCTTGGCCTCCGGCTGGAACCACCGCTTGAGGAGGGGCAGAAGGATTGGCGTTTATCCTTATGGGCCGGAGGCCGGGAGGATGAAGGATTGTGGTTACCGGCGCACAGTATATGGAGCTGCAGAGAGAAGGATCTTCTGGTCCGCGGACGTATATATACATCGATTCAGGAACAGCTGCTTCTAGCGATTGGGGGCGCGGCTGATCAATCTGCTGAGCTGGTAGAAGGTTTGAGGGGACCTGCTCCGGAAGGTGTGGTTCTGCCGCTGGAGAAACTCTCATCTTTCATGAGGGAATCCGTGCCAAGGCTAGCACGTACCGGTGTGACGGTTCAAATGCCATCCAAGTGGAGCCGGGAAGGGAGACGCCGGGTTGGTTTGTCGCTAAAAATGATGCAGGACACGTCTCCAAACGGCGGCGTAGACAACCACTTGCCTATTCTCGGCATGGAGCATCTTGTATCATTTGAGGTATCGGCTGCCGTTGGTGGACAGCAGCTTTCCCGTGAAGAGCTAGCGGCATTGGCGGAGGCCAATATGCCATATGTACAGTTCCGGGGCGAGTGGATTGAGGTGGATCTGAAGGAGATCAATCAGGTGCTTCGCTTCATGAAGCGGCATGAACAGGGTGAAATGGAGCTGTCCGAATGGATGCATCTTACGGCCGAAATGGACGGAGAGCGCATGTGGAAGGGGCTCTTTATTGAAGAAGTGGAGACGACGGGGCTATTATCGGCACTGCTGGACGGGGAAGGAGAGCGCAGGCTTCCTAGCCGCCAGATTCCGTCTTCCCTTCACGGTCAGTTGAGACCCTATCAGGAGCGAGGTTACCAGTGGTTGAGTGTTATGCGTGATCTGGGCTTTGGTGTTTGTCTCGCTGATGACATGGGTCTGGGTAAGACGATTCAGGTCATTACATGTTTGTTAGACCAGAGAAGAGAAGCGCATAGCGGTCCTGTTCTAATCGTCTGTCCAACCTCATTGCTTGGAAACTGGCAGAGGGAACTGCAGCGCTTCGCGCCCGATCTTTCCCTTTATATCCATCATGGTGTCCACCGGCTGAGGGGCGAGTCGTTTCAGCAAGAAGCACTCCAGTATGATATCGTGTTAACCACGTATCACCTGGCTGGACGCGATGGCGGGGATTTATCGTCCGTTAGCTGGTCCAGCGTTGTGCTGGATGAAGCTCAATATATTAAAAATTATCGAACCAAACAGGCGCAAAGCGTGATGAAGCTATCTGCGCCACACCGGATCGCCATGACGGGTACCCCGGTGGAGAATCGGCTGGGAGAGTTATGGTCAATCTTCCACTTCTTGAATCCGGGCTATCTGGGTTCGTTTAATGCCTTCCGCCAGCGTTACGCCCTTGGAGAAGGTCAGGAGGAAAGACTTCATGAGCTGCATCGGTTGGTGTCGCCGTTCATGCTTCGCCGACTCAAGAGCGATCCGGACATCCGTAAGGATCTGCCGGAGAAGCTGGAGATCAAATCTTACTGTCCATTGACAGAGGTCCAGGGGGCTATGTATCAGGCTATCGTGGATGAAATGTTGGGACAGATCGAGAATCGTACGGGCATGGCGCGTAAGGGGTTAGTGCTGTCCTCCCTGACCAAGCTGAAGCAGATTTGTGACCATCCGCAGCTGCTGCGGGGAGAAGACGGTCGTTCACCGAAGATGGAGTCCTCGGGCAAAATGCAGCGGCTGCTCGAAATTCTTGACAGTATAGCAGATGTGGAGGAATCGGCACTCATCTTTACACAGTATGTTGGCATGGGTGAGCTGCTGGTGAAGTTCTTAACCAAGCGCTATGGCAAGGAGCCAGCGTTTCTGCACGGAGGAGTGCCTAAAAAAGAACGGGATGATATGGTTCGTGCTTTTCAGGAAGGCGAAGGCGCATGCTTCTTCGTACTCTCCTTGAAAGCGGGTGGAGTCGGTCTGAACCTAACGCGTGCGAATCATGTGCTTCATTATGACCGCTGGTGGAATCCGGCGGTGGAGAACCAGGCAACAGATCGGGTGTTCCGGATCGGTCAGCATAAGAACGTTCAGGTTCATAAGCTGATCAGCCAGGGAACGCTGGAAGAGCGGATCGATGAATTGATTGAGCAGAAAAAGGCTCTGTCCGAGCAGGTGGTTGGATCGGGTGAGACGTGGCTGACAGAAATGTCCGATGGAGAGCTGCGTCAGCTCATCGAGCTGCAGGGACAGGACTGGATGTGA